The Oceanidesulfovibrio indonesiensis DNA segment GAGCACCTGAGAAATAATGTGGTCGAGCTGCGCCCTAAGCATTCTGGTATTGCTCCGTGAAGTCCTCCGGCGCCCTTGTCAGGAAGTCGCGGAACTTCTTCTTTTCCACGGCCTTGTTGTATGCGTCGTTGGGGTCGATGATGCCCTTTTTCAACAGACGCATGATCTCGTCATCAAGGGTCTGCATGCCGTAGTTCTTGCCGGTCTCGATGACGGAGTTGATCTGGTAGGACTTGTTGTCGCGGATGAGGTTGCGCACCGCGGGCACGCATATGAGAATTTCCAGAGCGGCGACGCGGCCGGGCCGGTCGATGCGCTTGAACAGCGTCTGGGAGATGACCGCTCGCAGCGATTCCGACAGCGCGGAACGGATCTGGCCCTGCTGGTCGCCCGGAAAAACCTCGATGATGCGGTCGATAGTCTTGGCCGCGGAGATGGTATGGAGCGTGGAAAAGACGAGGTGGCCGGTTTCCGCTGCTTCGAGCGCGAGCTTGATGGTTTCCAGGTCGCGCATCTCGCCGACGAGGACGATGTCCGGGTCCTCGCGGAGGGCGCCGCGCAGCGCCGCGGAGAACGACTTGGTGTCGCGGCCGACCTCGCGCTGGTTGATCAGGCAGCTCTTG contains these protein-coding regions:
- a CDS encoding type IV pilus twitching motility protein PilT, with translation MAQIDAFFKMLHEHGGSDLHLSSGSQPIIRLQGELQRVKYKVMEHEDLKRLLYEITPENKIKEFEETGDIDFSYEVPNLARYRVNFYLQSRGIAAAFREIPEEILTIEQLELPSLLSQLAMLPKGLVLVTGPTGSGKSTTLAAIMDYANKVRKDHILSIEDPIEFVHQPKSCLINQREVGRDTKSFSAALRGALREDPDIVLVGEMRDLETIKLALEAAETGHLVFSTLHTISAAKTIDRIIEVFPGDQQGQIRSALSESLRAVISQTLFKRIDRPGRVAALEILICVPAVRNLIRDNKSYQINSVIETGKNYGMQTLDDEIMRLLKKGIIDPNDAYNKAVEKKKFRDFLTRAPEDFTEQYQNA